The following coding sequences lie in one Terriglobales bacterium genomic window:
- a CDS encoding glycosyltransferase family 87 protein: protein MKVPRLLLWSAAALVLASYAMFLYRSREHVRLGWVDFRSMYTAAWMVRDGAGESLYQVPAQSEAFRRYSPNPMPLWFNHPPFEVPLFLPFTYLTFGRAYVAWLALSVVLVAALAGILARFSLAPSGLSSFAVTVACFTFFPVWYMFHEGQDSIFIALAYTLAYAALVRNRETWAGFLMGLGLYRFHLVLPVIFVFLLLRRWRVLGGFAGACILLGLISLAVVGWEGTLRYPQFLLELNRHDSYGVIVPYHMPNLRGQALTFAAWRIPSVWIDVGVALVSLAVLLWVAGRWKRAEAQHATTSGLLMALTLTVTLVLSYHLNLQDLVVLLLPLSLVAQHLWQTRDRKGPAHRALQMSAAALFLPPVYEIPEWPDRTLVLFCLLVLFAAAIAAEVSAEEKVAVAGELKHEDGIA, encoded by the coding sequence ATGAAAGTCCCGCGCCTCTTGCTCTGGTCGGCAGCAGCCCTGGTGCTCGCCTCCTATGCGATGTTCCTGTACAGGTCCAGAGAGCATGTGCGGCTCGGGTGGGTGGATTTCCGCAGCATGTACACCGCGGCATGGATGGTCCGAGACGGCGCGGGAGAGAGTCTCTACCAGGTTCCGGCGCAATCGGAGGCGTTCCGGCGCTACTCGCCCAATCCCATGCCACTTTGGTTCAATCACCCGCCATTCGAAGTGCCGCTCTTCCTGCCCTTCACCTACCTGACTTTTGGCCGTGCCTATGTTGCGTGGCTGGCGCTGAGCGTCGTACTGGTCGCGGCCTTGGCAGGAATTCTCGCGCGATTTTCGCTGGCGCCTTCCGGCCTGTCCAGTTTCGCCGTGACAGTCGCTTGTTTCACTTTCTTTCCCGTTTGGTACATGTTTCACGAAGGGCAGGATTCCATCTTTATCGCGCTCGCCTACACCCTGGCCTATGCAGCGTTGGTGAGGAATCGTGAGACTTGGGCCGGATTCCTGATGGGGTTGGGCTTGTATCGCTTCCACCTGGTGCTGCCGGTGATATTCGTCTTCCTGTTGCTGCGCCGGTGGCGGGTGCTGGGAGGATTTGCCGGTGCCTGCATCCTGCTGGGGCTGATCTCGCTGGCCGTGGTGGGATGGGAAGGGACGCTGCGCTATCCACAATTCCTGCTGGAGCTCAACCGCCATGACTCCTATGGAGTGATTGTGCCGTACCACATGCCCAACCTGCGGGGCCAGGCGTTGACTTTTGCAGCCTGGCGCATCCCTTCGGTGTGGATCGACGTGGGAGTGGCGCTGGTCTCACTGGCTGTCCTCCTGTGGGTGGCGGGAAGGTGGAAGCGGGCCGAGGCGCAGCATGCCACGACGTCTGGCCTGCTGATGGCGCTTACGCTCACGGTGACGCTGGTGTTGAGCTACCACCTGAATCTGCAGGACCTGGTGGTCCTGTTGTTGCCTCTTTCGCTCGTGGCTCAGCACCTATGGCAGACCAGGGACAGGAAGGGTCCGGCGCACCGGGCGCTGCAGATGTCCGCGGCCGCACTGTTCCTGCCCCCGGTGTACGAGATCCCGGAATGGCCTGACCGGACGCTGGTGCTGTTCTGCCTGCTGGTGTTGTTTGCTGCAGCCATCGCGGCGGAGGTCTCGGCCGAAGAAAAGGTCGCCGTGGCTGGCGAGCTCAAGCACGAGGATGGCATAGCGTGA
- a CDS encoding sulfatase-like hydrolase/transferase: protein MNAGRDFVIALSFANLWFGRLWLTLLSDELVYPRKGSIVPNRVALLLNVLLMAAMCWLAMRVVRQSGSARGLKAARFAVVLLLLASLRPVEMEAPLVEWMGRSAMVLIPGLILLLAWACAQRPRAAHATAILLLVLSPFVAVTFGRVVLSMFTADPARVADRPAAPPVPPRPEYPKVVWVIFDELDEALAFDKRPPSVALPEFDRLRAQTLAASQAFPPSQSTVSSLPALLTGRLVAQGYFHGPDELLIDFHGADGKVKWSAQPSLFSVARAMGINGAVVGWYHPYCRVLASQFTSCFWDELMDSTFVLPETLAGRMLFQAATILEETTRIGNLRLVEFDWVTQRQRNDKRRQHQVLMEQARIALQRPELGLVLVHLSVPHPPAIYDRVKGDYALRSGLSYLDNLVLADRALGELRRALEESGTWERSVVLVTADHGWRRRTWERRRDWSDEDEQWSHRAGYRVPFLLKMPGQAAPVSYDQPFNTVLTSGLLLAVLRGEVDDATAAATWLDGHRSLGRSPYIHDP from the coding sequence GTGAACGCCGGCCGCGACTTCGTGATCGCGTTGTCGTTCGCGAATCTGTGGTTCGGTCGTCTATGGCTGACGCTGCTGAGCGACGAACTAGTCTATCCGCGCAAAGGCTCAATCGTTCCGAACCGAGTGGCGCTGCTGCTGAACGTACTGTTGATGGCGGCGATGTGCTGGCTGGCCATGCGTGTGGTGCGGCAGTCCGGAAGTGCGCGGGGGCTGAAGGCGGCGCGCTTCGCGGTGGTGCTGTTGTTACTCGCGAGCCTGCGTCCAGTCGAGATGGAAGCACCACTGGTGGAGTGGATGGGGAGATCGGCGATGGTTCTGATCCCCGGATTAATCTTGCTGCTGGCATGGGCCTGTGCCCAACGGCCACGTGCGGCGCACGCGACGGCCATCCTGCTGTTGGTGCTCAGTCCGTTCGTCGCCGTGACCTTCGGGCGAGTCGTCCTCTCGATGTTCACGGCGGATCCCGCTCGCGTGGCCGACCGGCCCGCGGCGCCGCCCGTGCCACCTCGACCGGAGTACCCGAAGGTGGTCTGGGTGATTTTCGACGAGCTGGATGAGGCGCTGGCGTTCGATAAGCGCCCGCCCTCGGTGGCGTTGCCCGAGTTCGACCGTTTGCGCGCCCAGACCCTGGCCGCCAGCCAGGCATTTCCTCCCTCGCAAAGCACAGTGAGTTCGCTTCCGGCATTGCTGACTGGCAGGCTGGTGGCTCAGGGCTACTTTCATGGACCGGACGAGCTGTTGATCGATTTCCACGGGGCGGACGGCAAGGTGAAGTGGAGCGCTCAGCCTTCGCTGTTTTCGGTCGCGCGCGCCATGGGGATCAACGGCGCTGTCGTCGGGTGGTATCACCCCTACTGCCGCGTGTTGGCCTCCCAGTTCACCTCGTGTTTCTGGGATGAACTCATGGACTCGACCTTCGTCCTGCCGGAGACGCTGGCGGGCAGAATGCTGTTTCAAGCAGCTACCATCCTGGAGGAGACGACACGTATAGGAAACCTCCGGCTGGTGGAATTCGACTGGGTCACGCAGCGGCAACGGAACGACAAGCGCCGGCAGCACCAGGTGCTGATGGAGCAAGCGCGCATCGCTCTGCAGCGCCCGGAACTGGGGCTGGTGCTGGTCCATCTTTCTGTTCCGCATCCGCCGGCGATCTACGACCGGGTAAAGGGAGACTACGCCCTCCGAAGCGGCCTGAGCTATCTGGACAACCTCGTGCTTGCCGATCGCGCCTTGGGCGAACTGCGGCGAGCGCTGGAGGAAAGCGGAACCTGGGAGCGCTCGGTGGTGCTCGTCACTGCCGATCACGGCTGGCGGCGGCGGACCTGGGAGCGGCGGCGAGACTGGTCTGACGAGGATGAGCAGTGGTCCCATCGCGCCGGTTATCGTGTGCCCTTTCTGCTGAAGATGCCGGGCCAGGCTGCCCCTGTGTCCTACGATCAGCCGTTCAACACGGTGCTGACGTCCGGGCTGTTGCTGGCTGTCCTGCGGGGAGAGGTGGACGACGCAACAGCGGCCGCCACATGGCTCGATGGCCACCGCAGCCTCGGCCGCAGCCCGTACATTCACGATCCGTGA
- a CDS encoding glycosyltransferase family 87 protein, whose translation MKNSRFRPLWWLALVSVLAAYLWMVAGLRQKILEGRMDFTAFYTGARLVADGRGADLYDARVQAEYQRNFAGRQTPLLFNHPPFELVLLLPLAWLPFPHAYAAWMGVNLALLVWLACLRHPYTRQFPYLRGLPTLVAAAALFPVAWAMMQGQDSIPLLLLFALAWIALRRGQPFRAGCFLALGLFKFQLVVPFMVALIVRRMWPAVRGFVLTGAALAAVSALLVGWTGLWRYVEFLQGINQSLAYGAIRPVAMPNVRGAVTMSVGTVLPAPWPTVLIASLSLLLLILAARKWPRAEDAADARLDLAFALNLMVSLLVSYHLNPHDLALLFLAMALVAQHLAATRGERRWSRTALLASMVVLYVPTLYVPEGMRLPHPMFWLLLLLTIGLAAETSRQRPQETNQPHGS comes from the coding sequence ATGAAGAACTCCCGGTTCAGGCCGCTGTGGTGGCTGGCACTGGTTAGCGTGCTCGCTGCCTACCTGTGGATGGTTGCCGGTCTGCGGCAGAAAATTCTCGAAGGGAGAATGGACTTCACCGCTTTTTACACGGGCGCGCGCCTGGTAGCCGACGGACGCGGCGCGGACCTCTATGACGCCCGCGTACAAGCGGAATACCAGCGCAACTTTGCGGGAAGGCAGACGCCGCTGCTGTTCAACCATCCGCCATTCGAGCTGGTCCTGCTGCTCCCCCTGGCGTGGCTTCCTTTTCCTCATGCATACGCTGCGTGGATGGGAGTGAACCTGGCGTTGCTGGTGTGGCTGGCCTGCCTGCGACATCCCTATACAAGGCAGTTTCCTTACCTGCGCGGCCTGCCGACGCTGGTGGCGGCAGCCGCCTTGTTCCCTGTGGCCTGGGCCATGATGCAGGGACAGGACTCCATTCCGCTGTTGCTGTTGTTCGCACTGGCGTGGATCGCTCTGCGCCGCGGTCAACCATTCCGCGCCGGATGCTTTCTGGCGTTGGGCCTGTTCAAGTTCCAGTTGGTAGTTCCCTTCATGGTCGCGCTCATCGTGCGCAGGATGTGGCCGGCGGTGAGGGGCTTCGTTCTGACAGGCGCGGCGTTGGCGGCAGTTTCGGCGCTTCTGGTGGGGTGGACTGGGCTTTGGCGATACGTCGAGTTTCTGCAGGGAATCAATCAGAGCCTGGCCTACGGAGCCATCCGGCCGGTGGCGATGCCCAATGTGCGAGGAGCGGTCACGATGTCCGTAGGCACCGTGCTACCGGCGCCCTGGCCGACGGTGCTGATCGCATCGCTGTCACTGCTGTTGCTCATACTAGCAGCGCGGAAGTGGCCGCGGGCGGAAGACGCGGCGGACGCGCGGCTGGACCTGGCTTTCGCGCTGAACCTGATGGTGAGCCTACTGGTGAGCTACCACCTGAATCCGCACGACCTCGCGCTGCTTTTCCTGGCGATGGCGCTGGTGGCGCAGCATCTGGCGGCAACGCGGGGCGAGCGCCGGTGGTCGCGCACCGCGCTGCTGGCGTCCATGGTCGTCTTGTACGTGCCCACGCTTTACGTGCCCGAAGGCATGCGGCTGCCGCATCCCATGTTCTGGTTGCTGCTGCTGTTGACGATCGGACTGGCAGCGGAAACTTCGCGCCAGCGCCCTCAAGAGACGAACCAACCTCACGGATCGTGA